A genomic region of Thunnus albacares chromosome 4, fThuAlb1.1, whole genome shotgun sequence contains the following coding sequences:
- the emp3a gene encoding epithelial membrane protein 3 → MVFLLVSLTVLHLVTLAMLLIATLEKSWWIWAESEITDLWYNCFYDNATQTWLCATTNDSDWLQSVQALMVLSVVFSSISFLVFLGQLFTMSRGGLFYFTGLCQAFAGFTDFAACLIFTFHRKEILNDSRDLSKGRFGYCFILAWLCVPLLLISGVLYVHLRKKQ, encoded by the exons ATGGTATTCCTCCTCGTATCCTTAACCGTGCTGCATCTGGTCACCTTGGCCATGCTCCTCATCGCCACCCTGGAGAAG TCCTGGTGGATATGGGCTGAGTCAGAAATCACAGACCTCTGGTATAACTGTTTCTATGATAATGCCACACAAACCTGGTTGTGTGCTACTACCAATGACAGTG ACTGGCTGCAGTCTGTCCAGGCCCTCATGGTCCTCTCTGTGgtcttctcctccatctccttcctGGTTTTTCTGGGTCAGCTGTTCACAATGTCCAGAGGAGGCCTCTTCTACTTCACAGGCCTCTGTCAGGCCTTTGCAG GTTTCACAGACTTTGCTGCTTGCCTTATTTTCACCTTCCACAGAAAAGAGATCTTAAATGACTCCAGAGATCTGAGCAAAGGACGCTTTGGCTACTGCTTTATCCTGGCATGGTTGTGTGTTCCTCTCCTTCTCATAAGTGGAGTCCTGTACGTCCACCTGCGCAAGAAGCAGTGA